One Aegilops tauschii subsp. strangulata cultivar AL8/78 chromosome 2, Aet v6.0, whole genome shotgun sequence genomic window, ggtcgggcaggcctctccTCACGGCTTCCAcgtggccggcggcggcggggcggcggggaaCATGGGCGGCACGGCGGAGAACATGGTGTTCTTGTCGACGGCGCCGACGCCCGTGCCACGTCCGCTGTTGGTGATGGCGACGAGCGCGGCGACGAGCCCGGCGTTGCCGACCAGCGTGGGCTCGTTCTGCGCGTAGCTGATCCGCGCGTCCTTGAACTTGTCGTTCTTGTCCGGCCCGCCGACCATGGCGCCTACGAGCACGTGAGGGTCGGCCTTCTTGGAGTCGCGCCACTTGTTCCCGCCGGTGCACGAGTACTTGATCCCGTTCTTGGGCGTGGACGCCCCGCGGTGGTGCAGCCGCTTCGGGTACTTCTTGCCGTACCCCACCACGTAGCTCATCTTCATCGGGTTGTCCCCAAGAATGTAGTTCAGCTGCTCGACCACCACCACGACACAGTTAAGCGACGCATTGCACAATTAATCAACTTGAACTTGTAAGTAGATGTACCAACGACGATAAGATCGGTTAAAAGAAGAATTACCTGGGATTTGGCGAAGGAGCGGAGGTCGTCGACGGTCATGAAGTTGGGGCCGCAGTACCAGCCGGGGACGTTGACGGACTCCATGTAGTCGGCGTAGAGCGCGGCGAGGAAGGAGTTGGCGACGGCGTACTGCAGCGCCTGGCCCTGGCCGTGGTTGAACTGCGCGAGCCCGCCCTTGGTGAAGTTAAACGCATTGAACTTGGGaaagtacatgcacatgttcaTGCTGGTGACGTTGTGGTATCCCATGAGCGACTCCTCGTAGGGGTAGCCGGGGTTGAGGAACATGCGCAGCCGCGACAGCAGCAGCGTGGCGCCGGGGAGCTTGTTGTCCCAGCTGAAGACGGAGAAGTCGAGGATGTTGAAGAAGGCCTTGGCGTTCTTGGGCAGCCGGGGGTCGGTGGCGAAGCTGATGTAGCTGTTGTTGCCCGTGGCGTAGTACATCCAGGAGGCGCTCCACATGAACTCGTCCCAGTAGCTGGTGGAGTTGTAGAAGTACTCGATGGCCGGGTTGCCCCGGGAGTAGGGGGTGCGCTTCCCGTTGGCGCGCGCGAACTTGTACACCGTCGCCGCCCCCTTCACCAGCTTCTTGGAGTAGGCGGCGTTGTCGCGGAACACGATGGAGGCCGAGGCCagcgccgccgccacctcgccgccgAGGTCCGGGGCCGCGCTCGCCTGCTGCACCGGCCGCGGGTACGCCATGTCCTCCGGCCGGTTCCAGCAGAAGTGGTCGTCCGGCGTGCTGCCGTTGATCTTGGCGGTACCCACCTACAGGCACAATCACGTACGTGTCAGACCATCATCTGATGTTGAGTTAAGTACACCTTCACACTTCTACAAAAAATATTCCTTTGTTTTTTGCTTTGTGATTATTAACACATCCAGCGTGAGAACACAAGATGGAGAGCATCTTCAGATCGGATCGTGACAACCAAAATTAACAGCTACTAGTTGGTACTCTGAATGAGCTGCAGTGAGGATAGTTAAGTTGGCTTGGAGAGTTGGGGTAACATGGCCTGTCCCGCTAAGCACATGTAGATAATTGGGTGAAGAACCCTAGCTAGCCTACTGATCTCAAGTGATAAGAGTCAAAGGTTGTAGGCTGTGCCGCGTGCGTGCCCATCAACATTTCTTGCTGGAACAAGGCTAGCTGTTGGGCGGTGCACACTGAATCGACCACGCCAGTTGCATTATTGCACACCCCTTTCTCTATCTTTATGCCTTTTATATTCAACAGATCAAAAGCACCACTTTAAGCAAagctctctctatatatatatgcCTTTTCTAGTTATTATTGTTAACCGAA contains:
- the LOC109770358 gene encoding endoglucanase 12, with product MHSQNHWGGAFDIDGAEDDQSRNMDIDRGALQHQHQLDETQQSWLLGPPEAKKKDRYVDLGCVVVKRKLLWWMLWAVLGAFVLIGLPIIIAKNIPKKKPHAPPPDKYTDALHKALLFFNAQKSGKLPKNNGIPWRGNSGMKDGADLPDVKGGLVGGYYDAGDNIKFHFPMAFSMTLLSWSVVEYADRYKAIGEYDHVRELIKWGTDYLLLTFNSSASTINKLYSQVGTAKINGSTPDDHFCWNRPEDMAYPRPVQQASAAPDLGGEVAAALASASIVFRDNAAYSKKLVKGAATVYKFARANGKRTPYSRGNPAIEYFYNSTSYWDEFMWSASWMYYATGNNSYISFATDPRLPKNAKAFFNILDFSVFSWDNKLPGATLLLSRLRMFLNPGYPYEESLMGYHNVTSMNMCMYFPKFNAFNFTKGGLAQFNHGQGQALQYAVANSFLAALYADYMESVNVPGWYCGPNFMTVDDLRSFAKSQLNYILGDNPMKMSYVVGYGKKYPKRLHHRGASTPKNGIKYSCTGGNKWRDSKKADPHVLVGAMVGGPDKNDKFKDARISYAQNEPTLVGNAGLVAALVAITNSGRGTGVGAVDKNTMFSAVPPMFPAAPPPPATWKP